CGAGGATGACCTCGTCCACGTCCGGCATCGCGCCGAGCACGTGTGGCAGGTTCCGGGCCTCGTTCAGTGCCGGAACGATCACGCTCACCGAAGGAGGCGGCGCGTGATGGTGATATTGCATGGCATCTCCAAACCACCGGTGTTGTGGGTGCATGCCGTCACGCTGTGTGCCGTGACCGTTACAGAGTAGGCGGGGCACATCGGTGGAGAGCGCATGAATCACAGGTAATGCCCGCAAGGTATCGCGGTCCAGGCGAAGTGGACCCTCGCGATAAACCGCTCCCATTACCCTTGATTGGGCATTTCACACGCGGGGCGCGGAAATTTATCCGTACCGGCCGGACAGCCCGTTCGCGAGCATCGCGAACGCGTCCTCGGCGGCCTCGACCGCACCGGGATGACGCGCGTCCGCGCTCTCGCCGGTGGCCAGATGCCGCCAGTTCTCCCGGGCCAGGATGCGGCGGGCCGCCACGATCTGCCCGGCCGCGACGAACTCCGCCGACCCGGGCGTGTCGGCCCCGGCCAGCGCCGCGGCCAGCGACTCCTCGTCCCCGGCCGCGTGCGCCGCGACGCGGGCGGCCAGCGCCGGGGTCTCGAAGACCAACCGGTGGTACGCCAGCACCTGCGGATGATCGTTGAGGCCGGTCACCGGGTCGCGCGCGTCCAGCCCGGCGCGGAAGTGCGCGCGCAGCGCGGCCAGCGGCGCCACGCCGGCCGGGCGTGCCCGGACCACCCGCGCCGGCTCGCCCGCGTGGTCCGCGGCGCGGTGCAGCGCGAGGTCCTCCTTCGACGCGAAGTACTTGAACAGCGTGGGCTTGGAGACCTCGGCGGCGGCCGCGACCTCGGCGACCGAGACCCGGTCGTAGCCGCGCTCCAGGAAGAGCGCGATCGCGGCGGTGGAGATGGCGTCGCGGGTGCGCTGCTTCTTGCGCTCGCGCAGGCCCCCGTCGGTCACGCGCTCAGCGTACCAAGGGGAAAGAATTTGACTTGGTAATTTTCTTTACTAGGTTAAGCTTTCGGCATGGCGGTTCCCTCCGATGAACTCGACTTCCTGGCCGAGGTGCGCGCGGCGCTCGCCCGTATGCTGGACACCGCGGCTCACCGCGTCGCGACCGGCGCGGACGTGGCCGGCGACCGGTGGACGGCCGAGCGGCTCGGCCGCATGCTGAAGAGCCACCTCAAGGAGCTGCGCGAGGAGCCGGCGGCGCCGCCCTACTTCGGCGCGCTGCACTTCACCGACGGCGAGCGGCACCGGATCGGCCGCCGCCGCGTCACGGACGCGCAGGGCACGCCGCTGGTGCTGGACTGGCGTGCGCCGGTGTCCCGCGCGTTCTACCAGGCCCGCGCCGCGGATCCGCAGGGCGTGCACGTCCGGCGCCGCTACGGCTGGTCCGGCACCACGCTCACCGGGTACGAGGACGAGCACCTGCCCACCACGCCACCGGTCACCGTCCGCCCGTCCCCGCCCCGCCCGGCCACCGGCGAGACCGCGCCGACCCGCCCGGCCGCCACGGAGACCGGGCCGGGCCGGCCGGGCGCCACGGAGACCGCGCCGGTGGCCGGGGAGGCCTCGTTGAGCCGGCTCGTGGCCGAGGAGATCGAGCGGCCGCGGGTCGGGCCGATGCGCGACATCGTCGCCACCATCCAGCCGGACCAGGACGACCTGGTCCGGGCCCAGATCGGGGACACCGTGTGCGTGCAGGGCGCGCCCGGCACCGGCAAGACCGCGGTCGGGCTGCACCGCGCCGCGTACCTGCTCTACGCCCACCGGCGGCAGCTGGAACGCGCCGGCGTGCTGGTGCTCGGGCCGAGCCGGATGTTCCTCGGCTACGTCGCCGCGGTGCTGCCCGCGCTCGGCGAGGTGCGGGTCGAGCAGCGCACGCTCGCCGAGCTGCTGCCGGTCGCCGCCGTGGCCACCGATACGCCGGAGGCCGCGCTGGTCAAGCACGACGCGCGGATGGCGGGCGTGCTGGAGCGCGCGCTGTGGTCGCGCGTCACGCCACCGACCGAACCGCTGTCGGTGACGGACGGCTCGTACCGTTGGCGGATCCCGGTCCCGGCCCTGGAGAGACTGCTGGTGGACGTGCTCGCGGAGAATCCGCGCCACGGCACCGGCCGGGAACGGCTGCGGGCCCGGATCGTCGCGCTGATGCAGACCCAGGCGGAACGGCGCGGCGAGACCCCCGGGTACGCGTGGCAGCAGCGGATGTCGCGGTGCGCGCCGGTCCGGGAACTGCTCGACCGGGTGTGGCCCCGGGTGCGGCCCGCCGAGCTGGTCGCCGCGTTCCTGAGCGACCCCGCGGACCCGGCGCTCTCGGCCGCGGAGCGCGCGGCCGTCCGCTGGCCGCGGCCCCGCTCGGCGCGCACGGCCCGCTGGACGGAGGCGGACGCGCTGCTCATCGACGAGGTCGCCGGGCTGATCGAGGCACCGCCCGGGTTCGGGCACATCATCGTGGACGAGGCGCAGGACCTCTCCGCCATGCAGTGCCGGGCGATCGCGCGCCGCGGCACGCACGGCTCGCTGACCGTGCTCGGCGATCTCGCGCAGGGCACCACGCCGTGGGCGCCCACGTCCTGGGCCCCGCTGCTGGCCCACCTCGGCCGGCCGGGCACGCCGGTCACGCCGCTGACCGCCGGGTTCCGGGTGCCGGCCGCGGTGCTGACGGTCGCGAACCGGCTGCTCGCACCGCTCGGCGTGGACGTGCCGCCGGCGCGGTCCGTGCGTACCGACGGTGTGGTCCGGTTCCTGCCGTCCGGCTCCGTGCGCGACACGGTCGCCGAGGCGCTGGAGCGGGAGGGCTCGGTCGCGGTGATCGCGGCGTCCGTCGACGGGCTGGAGCTGCCGCCCTCGCCGCGGCTGACCGTGCTGCCCGCCGCGCTGGCCAAGGGTCTCGAGTTCGACCACGTGATCGTGGTGGAGCCGGCGGACATCGTGGCGGCCGAGCCGCGCGGCCTGAACCGGCTCTACGTGGTGCTCACCCGCGCGGTCGCCAGGCTCGATGTGATCCACTCCCGGCCGTTGCCCGCCGCGCTGCGCAGCCGCCACGCACCGCAGTGACAGCGTTCGTAGCGGACCGGCCCGGTGCTGGTGCGGTGGCTGGAGACCGTGCGCCAGATGTGCTGTTCCGTCATGCCCTCGACGATGATGTAATGCCCTTGTGCACATCAACCCTTACGGCGAGGACGCGGTTCTGCTCGCGATAGACCTGCTGCGCAACCCGCCGGCGACCGCGGCCGAGCTGGAGGCGCGCTGCCGCGCGGTGGACCTGATGATCGAGCAGCCGGTCACCGACGCGGACCTGGACGCGACCCGGGAGTTCCTCCGGACCTGGCTCGGCGTGGTCGACGCGCCCGACTTCACCACCCGCGCCGACCGGCTGAACGCGCTGCTCGCCGGCTCCTCCGCCCACCCCCGGCTGACCAACCACGCGGACGACGGCTGGCACGTGCACTACCGCGGACCGGACCTGCCGCTCGGCTGGCTGCTGCGCGCCCTGATCAGCGTCGGCACCGCGCTGCACCTGGCCGGGCGCGGCATGCACCGCCTCGGCCGGTGCGCCGCCCCGGACTGCACGGCACCGTTCGCCGACATCAGCCGCACCGGCCGCCAGCGCTACTGCAGCACCACCTGCGCCAACCGCGACGCCGTCCGCCGCCACCGCGCCCGCACCACCGCGGCCTGAGCCCGCGACCCGGCCGATCGACGGCCGGGCGGCCGACGGTCCGGGCGGCCGGCGCCGCTTGCTGGGGCGGCGCTCAGCGCGCGCGGTCGCGGGTCGCGGCCAGCGCCCAGGCGACCAGGGCCGGCTGGCCGAGCAGACGCAGCGCGCGCTTGCGGTCGGTGTCCAGTCCGAAGCCGTCGCGGCGCTCGACGTACTGCGCGATGTTGCCGGGGAAGACGCCGACGAAGAAGCCGGCGACCGCGGCCCCGAGCACCTTGCGGGCGGGCTGGCGCCACGTCGTCAGCAGCGCGGTCCCGAGCGCCAGCTCGACGACGCCGGACGCGAGCACCACCGCGTCCGGATCGAGCGGCACCCAGGACGGCACCTGCGCCTGGAACTCCCGGCGCTGCGTGGTCAGGTGCCCGGCGCCGGCGGCCAGCAGCACGGCGCCCAGCCCCGCCTGGCCCAGAGCCCGCAGCACGGGCGCGGTCTGCTTCATGATCGGCACTCCCCCGGAGGACGCGGAACGATGACCGTGGTGAGATCCCCCGTCCCGCGCCGATCAATCCTGCTCAGAGCGACGGCGTGATCAGTTCGTCCGCGACCCACCGGGCCACGCCGTCCGGATAGAACGGTGGCAGGCCGAGCACGACGTGACCGAAGCCGGCCTCCCGCGCCGCCGCGATCCGGTCCCGCGTGGTGCCGGGGTCGTCGTAGGAGACCGGCAGGTGGATCGAGCGGGTGACGGTGGCCGGGTCCCGCCCGACCTCCGCGCAGAACCGGTCCAGCAGCCGGCTCCGCCGGGCCACGTCCTCGACGTCGCCGCCGCCCGCGATGTTCCACAGGTCCGCGTGCTCCGCCACCAGGCGCAGCACCGGCGACGAGCGCCCGCCGATCATGATCGGCGGATGCGGTCGCTGCACCGGCTTCGGGTTGCCGAACGCGCCGGTCAGCCGGATGTGCTCGCCCGCGAAGTCGAACGGCGCCTCCGACGTCCACAGCCGGCGGATCACGGTCAGCGCCTCGCCGAGCGCGCCCACGGACCGGTCGAAGTCGTGGTACGGCAGCCCGTGCGCGTCGTACTCCCGCCGGGCCGCCGGATGACTCGGCCGGGACCCGGCGCCGATGCCGAAGTCCAGCCGCCCGCCGGAGACCACGTCCACGGTCGTGGCGATCTTGGCGAGCATCGCCGGCGGACGGAAGCGGTTGCTGGTCACCAGCAGGCCGAGGCGCAGCCGCCGGGTCTGCGCGGCGAGCGCGGCGAGCAGCGTCCAGCCCTCGTGGATCGGCCCGTCCGGGTCGCCGGCGATCGGCATGAGGTGATCGAACAGCCAGGCATGCTCGATCTCCTCGATCGCGTCCGCCTCCCGCCAGACCCGCAGGATGTCCGCGTAGCCGACCTGCATCGGCGCCGTCATGATCCCGAAGCTCATTTGGACTCCAGCCGCCCGAGGTCGTCGCTCTCCGGCAGCGTCTCCCCGCGCAGGTACGCCGTGGTCACCCGCTGGACGAGCGCGACCCGCTCCGGGTTCTCGTCCGTGGTCTCGGTGACCGCGTACCCGGCGATCCCGCCCAGTGAGTGCTCACCGCCGTACACCGTGAGCAAGGTCTTCGGTGCCGGGCTCAGGTGGTAGACGTCGGTGAACCACTCCGGTCCGCGCGCCGACAGCATCGACTGGTCCTTGTCACCGGCCACGATCAGCGCCGGTGTGGTCATCCCAGTGAAGTCCGGGCTCATGAACGGGAAGTGCTCGGCCGCGAACGGCGTCAGGTCGTCCCCGCCGGTGCCGGTCGCCGCGAGCAGCACACCGGCCGAGATCCGCGGGTCGCGCGCCGGCACGTCCATGCCGACGACGCCGGCGCCGAGCAGCACGCCCACGGTCTGCGCGCCCCACGAGTGGCCGGCCAGCGCGATCCGGTCCCGGTCGAACCGCCCCGGGATCGCGGCCTCCAGCACGTCCAGGTTGTCGAGCACCCGCGTGACGTCGTCGATCCGGGTGCGCCAGATGTCCGGCGTGCGCGGGTCGTCCGGCGCCAGACCGAGCCGGAGCGAGTCGAGGTGGGTCGGCTGGATCACCGCGAAGCCGTTCGCGGCCCAGTGGTCGACCAGCGGCCCGTACCCGATCGCGGACTGGTGATAGCCGTGCGAGAAGACGATCACCGGCAGGTCGCCGCCGCTCGCCGGCGCCGAGATCCGCACCTGCAGGTCGTCGCCGCGCTCCGGCGCGGGCAGAACCACCGGGTGGATCGTGAGGACGGTGTTTGGCGTGGTGGTGGTCATGACGTACCTTCCAGTTCCAGACGGCCCGATAAGCGGAACCGTGTTCCGCTCCAACGTTACGGAACAGCGTTCCGTTTGCCAAGAGGAGTGACGGTGGTCACTGACCCACCCGCGCCGCGCAAACGCGCCGACGCCGAACGCAACAAGAAGGCGCTGCTGGACGCGGCCGCCGCCGCCTTCGTCGAGTCCGGCGTCGACGTGCCGGTCCGCGACGTCGCCGCGCGCGCCGGCGTGGGCGTGGGCACGATCTACCGCCACTTCCCCACGCGCGCCGACCTGATCGTCGCGGTCTACCGCCACCAGGTCGAGGCGTGCGCCGAGGCCGGTCCCGCGCTGCTGGCCGCCGGCCCGACCCCGCACGCCGCGCTGGCCGCCTGGGTCAACCTGTTCGCCGACTTCCTGGTCACCAAGCACGGCCTGGCCGAGGCGCTCCAGTCCGACAACGCCGCGTTCGCCACGCTCCACGCGTACTTCCTGGACCGCCTGCTGCCGGTCTGCGCCGACCTGCTCGACGCAGGCGTCGCGGCCGGCCAGATCATCCCCGGCATCGACCCGCTCACGTTGCTCCGCGGCATCGGCAACCTCTGCGTCGGCGCCACCGATCCGCGCTACGACGCCCGACTGATGATCACTTTGGTGATCAACGGCCTACGGCCGGAACAGAACTGATTCCTTTCCCGCTTCCGGCGTGGCGGCGTTCCCAGTGCTCCCGCGGGCACCGGTCGGCCGCGGGCGGCCTCCCTGCCGGTCCCGCCGCCGGTCACCGCACCCCGGGGTGCGCACCGGCCGGCATCGCCGTCACCCGGTGGACGTTCTCCCGGTTGATGCCGTAGTCGACCGCGGTCAGGCTCATGGTCGACCGGCTCTCCACCGTCACGCGAGTGCCCGCGCCCTCCGGACGCAGCGTGCAGGTGATCGTCTCGCCCCAGGACAACCAGTTGGCCCGGGTGCTCGCCTCGATCACGCCGCTTCCGACGTACAGCGGCTGCCGGACCCGCGGCAGGACGGCGAGCAGCCGCCCGCGCCGCTTCCGGCGGGACCACAGTGGAGTCCGCGAACCTCGGCATGGCGTCCTCTGTCGCACACCGCGTCACGGCTCGGTCAGCGGACCTCCATCTCGAAGATGCTGAAGCCCCAGATGGTCGCGACCTCGGTGCCGTAGAGGCGCACATACCGCCCGGTGGTGCCGCTCGGCGCGGTCGCCTTCACGGTGCCGCCGGCGCCCGCGGTGGTGCTGTAGATCGACTTCCAGGTGCTGCCGTCACCGGAGACCTCGATCCGGTAGGAGCGGCCGTACGCGGTCTCCCAGAACAGCGTGACGCCGCTGATCCGCCAGGTCTCGCCGAGATCCACCATGATCCACTCAGGAGCCGCGTAGGCGCTGCTCCACCGCGTGGCCATGTCCCCGTCCACCGCGCTCACCGCCCGCGTACCGTCCGCCTCCGTCGACGCGAACGCGGGCCGTCCGCGCGCGATGTTCGCCCCGGACGGATTCGCCTTCGGTCCCGTCGGCGCCGCGGCCTTCGACGACGGTGCCCGGCTCGGCGACGGCGCGGCCGCGGTGGCCGAGACCACCCGGCTCGGGCTCGCCGGCACCGACGCGGACGGCGTCGCGGACGGCGAGGGCGTCGGCGCGGCCGCCGCGACCGTCGACGGACCCGACGGATAGCCGAGCTGCCAGGACAGCGTCGCCATCGCGCTCGGCAGCGCCACCGGTTGCGCCCCGCCCTCCCGGCCCAGCAGCGGCACCACCGCCGCCGCCAGGCCCACCACCGCCACCAGGCCCAGCCCGACCAGCCACGGCACCGCCCGGCGCCGCCGCGCCCCCGGCACGATCCCGTCCCCGCCCGCACCCGGCGGACCACCCACCGCACCGCCCACCGCACCACCCGGCGCCGCCGGCCGAGTCACCGGCCCGCCCGCATCCGGCGCGTCCCGATCCGGCCCGGATGCCGCGACGGTGGTCCCGGACGACTCACCGGCGGCACGCCCGGGTGCCGACAACGCGGTATCGGGACGCCGGACGGACGCCGTCTCGAACGGAGGCCGGGACCCGCCGGGTCCGGAAAGCGGGCCCCCGGGACCCGGCGGGCGCTCCGCGAACGTGGGCCCCCATCCATCCGGCCCGGCCCCGGCAACCGGATCACCGGCGCCCGGCGGGGATTCCGCGAACGTGGGCCCGAACCCACCCGGCCCGGCCCCGCCGCCAACCGGATCATCGGCACCCGGTCGGCGCGCAGGCCCCGACCCACCCGGCCCGGCCCCGGCGGCAGCCGTCGGGCGCCCGGCGAACGTGGGCCCGGCACCGGCCGGATCCGGCGGGACCGTGGCGGCCGTGCCGGTGATCCCCGGCGGCACCGTGGCGGCCGCGCCGGTCGCCCCCGGCGGCACCGTGGCGGCCGCGCCGGTCGTCCCCGGCGGCACCGTGGCCGGCGCGCCGGTGATTCCCGGCGGCATCGTGACCGGCGAGTCCTGCGACGGTGTCGCGGAACGGGCGGCGGGACCGGGACCGGGATCGGGATCGGCGGGAGCCGGTGCACCGCGATCGGCGGCGGGACCGGTGCGCGACGGCGGCGCGGCATCGCCGGGGGCCGGTGGTTCCGTCATCGACAACCCGCGCAGCACGATCGCCCGCTGCGCGATCGGCTGCCTGGACTGCTCGAAGCCGCCGAGGCCGCGCTCACCGACACCAGCACCAGCACCGGCACCGGCACCGGGCCGCGCCGCCGGCCGTTCCGCACCCGCCGGCTCGGTCCCGTCGCCGGCGGCGGCGTCCCGCGCGTCCGGCCGGCGCTCGGGCTTCTCCATGTCGGCTCCCCCTGCGTGGCGCTGCCTGTGTTGCCCGGAGGAGGTTAACCGGATCCCGTCGATGTGTCGGTGCCACCCCGCGACCCGGGGGGACGGACCGGAATGCGGCGCCGTGGACCGGATGCACGCCGGGCCCGGTGGCATCCGAGGATGTCGCCGGGCCGGTAGGCGTGCAGCGGTCAGTGGCGCGGGATGGCGTCCGCGTGGGCGGCGAGCCACTGGTCGAACGTCTGCAGCTCGGGGTTGAGCCGGCGGACCTCGGCGATGTCGCGGACGCCGGTGAAGTAGTCGGTGGCCTCGGTGTAGTACTGGAACATGTTGCCGACCTCGTCCGCGCCGGGGAAGCCGAGCGCGCGGTACGCGTCGTGGGTGAGCGGGCGGTAGGCGACCGGTTCGCCGAGCGCACGGCTGAGGGCGGCGGCCATCTGCTCGCCGGTCAGGTGCTCGCCGGCGATGTGGACGGTCCGGCCGATGTAGGCGTCGCCGGCCTTGAGGATGCCGTAGGCGGTCTTGCCGATGTCCTCGGCGGCGATGCCGGCGAGGCGGGCGTCGCCGAGCGGCAGCGTGAACGCGAGCGTGCCGTCGGTGTCGCGGACCGGCTCCCAGCCGATCCCGGCCAGGTTGTCCCAGTAGGCGGTGGTCCGCAGCAGCGTGGCGTTGGGGAAGAGGTGGTCGACCTCGGCCTTCGCGTCGAAGTGCGGGACCTTGTAGCTGCCCTGGAGCGTGGGCATGCGCGGGTCGTCGACCGGGATCTGGTCGCGGGTGTCCTCGAGCGTGGACCAGATGACGTGCCGCAGGCCGGCGGTGCGAGCGGCGCGGGCGAGGTTCGTGGCCTCCTGCTGCTCGCGGACGGCGGACCCGTGCGTCCAGAAGTTCGTGACCAGGTACGCGCCGTAGGCACCGGTGAACGCCGCGACCAGGCTCGCCTCGTCGTCGTTGTCCGCCCGGACCACCTCGGCGCCGAGTTTGACCAGCTCCTGAGCCTTCGGTGAGGTGGTATCGCGGGTCAGCGCGCGGATCGCGAAGCCGCCGTCCGGGTCGGCCAGGATCGCGCGGACCAGGCCGCCGCCCTGGGAGCCGGTGGCGCCGACGACCGCGATGATCTTCTTCTCGTTCATGACGGTGCTCCGCATCGTGTCCGAGGGCTGCTCATCGGCCCTTCTGTTGATGCATCAACCTGATAATCCATCGGTGAATTCCGATGGAATGACGTGTCAACCTGTGACGCGTACCATGGTGGCGTGACTATCTGGCTGACCGATGACGAGCAGCGCGACTGGCGCCGGTTCGTCACGATGCAGAACCGGTTGATGGCGCAGCTGGCCGCGCACCTGCAGGCCGAGGGTGGGCTGTCGATCCCCGACTACGAGGTGCTGGTGCACCTCTCCGAGGCGCCGGACGGGCGCATGCGCTCGACCGACCTGATCGAGCGCACCTGCTGGGAGAAGAGCCGGCTCTCGCACCACCTCACCCGGATGGAGAAGCGCGGTCTCGTCGCCCGGGAGACCCGGCCGGACGACCTGCGCTACTCGGACGTGGTGATCACCGCGGACGGGCGGGCCGCGATCGAGGCGGCGGCGCCGAAGCACGTGACGCACGTACGGTCGTGGTTCATCGAGGCGCTCAGCGCCGAGGAGCTGGCCACGCTCGGCGAGCTGTCCGAGAAGGTGTCCGCGCGCCTGGACGAGGCGACACCCGCCTGCCCGGCCTGACGCCGGGACCGGGACGACGGCCGGGCCGCCGGGACGACCCGGTCGACGCCTCGGTCACGGGTGGCCGAGCAGCCGCGCGGTGAGGCCGGCGATGATCTCGCGGCGTTCCGCGTCGGTGAGCGGGTTGCCACGCGCTGCCGGGCGGGTCTGCCACGGCCGCGGGCCGTCCGGCCGCCGGTACTCGACGCCGAGCGCGTCCAGCCGGGCCAGGTGCGTGGTCAGCTGGCCGGTGAAGTCGGCGAGGTCGCGATCCGGCGCGGACCAGACCACCTCGGCCAGCGCGCACAGCCGCGGGAAGGCCATGTAGTCGACCGCCCGCGCGTCCGGCATGTGCTCGGTCCAGATGTTCGCCTGGGCGCCGATGATCCGGTCGGTCGCGGTCAGCCCGGCAGGGACCGGGTCGAACGCGTAGACGTCCTCGACGGTGAGCCGGGTGCCGACCGGGACCGGCTCGGCCGGGTCGTCGGACTGGCGGTAGTCGAGATAGACGTGCATGTCCGGGCAGGAGACCACCTCGTGGCCGGCGTTCGCGGCGAACGCGGCCGCGGCGGGACCACGCCACGCCGCGATCAGCGCGTCCTCCGGTGCGCCGCCCTCCAGGATCTCGTCCCAGCCGTACGGCCGGCGACCGCGTGCCGCCAGCACGGCCGCGAACTGCGCGACGAACCAGGCCTGCAGGTCGTCCGGTTCGATGCCGAGGTCGCGGGCCCGCGCCACCGCGGCCGGACTACGGCGCCACTCGCCGCGGTCGCACTCGTCGCCGCCGATGCCGATCACCGGCGACGGGAACAGGTCGCAGACCGTGTGCAGGACCGTGCGGCAGAAGTCCAGCGCCTCGTCCGAGACGTTGAGCGTGTGCGTGGAGATGCCCCACGCCTCCCGCACGGCGGGCGAGGAACCGTTCCCGAGCCGTGGGTACGCCGCGAGCGCGGCCTGCACGTGGCCGGGCAGATCGATCTCCGGCACCACGGTGACGTGCCGGGCCGCCGCGTACGCCACGATCTCCCGCACGTCGTCCGCGGTGTAGTAGCCGCCGTGCGGCCGGTCGTCGTACTCCTCGTGCTTCTTGGACCCGCGCATGCTGCGCGGCCGCCAGGCGCCGACCGACGTCAGCAGCGGATATCCGGGGATCTCCAGGCGCCAGCCCTGGTCGTCCGTGAGGTGCAGGTGCAGCACGTTGAGCTTGTGCAGCGCGAGCAGGTCGATCAGCCGCAGCACGCCGGCCACCGGCATGAAGTGCCGGGCCACGTCCAGCATGCAGCCGCGCCAGCGGAACCGGGGCGCGTCGGTGATCGCCACGGCCGGCACCGGCCAGGGTCCGTCGCCGACCGCGGCCCGGCGCAGCGCGGCCGGTGGCAGCAGCTGGCGCAGCGTCTGCAGGCCGTAGTGCACGCCAGCGGCGTCGCCGCCGGTCACGGTGACCAGCGAGGCGGAGACGGTCAGCCGGTACGCCTCGGCCGCCATCCGCTCGTCGAGCCGCAGCACGATCGCGCCGCTGGGCGGCGGGCCGTCCACGGCCGCGGGCGGTGCCGCCGGCGGCAGGAAACAGCCGGTCGGCGGCCCGAGCGTGGCGCGCAGCCAGGCCGCCGTCCCGGCCAGCGAGTCCGGCGCGATCAGCACCGTGTCCGGCCGCAGCGTGAACGCGCCGGCGTCGTCGAACGACGCCGCGACGGGGCGCGGGATCAATCCTTCACCGCCCCGGCCAGGCCGGACACCAGGCGGCGCTGGACGAACAGGAAGAAGATCAGCACGGGTACGGTCATCAGCACCGATGCTGCCATGATCCCGCCCCAGTCGTTCTCGTCCGGCTTGAAGAAGACCAGCAGCGCCATCGGCAGCGTCTGGTTCTCGGTCGCGCTGATGATGAACGTGCGCGCGAACAGGAAGTCGTTCCACGCGGTGATGAACGAGAACACGCTGGTGGCCGCGAGCCCCGGCGCGACCAGCGGGAACAGGATGCGCCCCAGGATCTGCCAGCGGGACGCGCCGTCCAGCTGCGCGGCCTCCTCGATCTCGTCCGGGATCGCGGCGACGAACCCGCGCAGCATCCACACCGCCAGCGGCAGCGTGAACGCGAAGTGCACCAGGATCAGCGAGAACAGCGTGTTCAGCGCGCCCAGGTCACGCACCAGGAAGAACAGCGGGATGGTCAGCGCCTCGATCGGCACCATCTGCGCGATCAGGAACAGCACCAGCAGCGTGGTGCGGAACCGGAAGCGGAACCGGGTGAGCGCGACCGCGGCCAGGAACGCCACCAGCCCGGACAGCGCGACCACGGCGAGCGCCACGATCAGGCTGTTCATGAAGTACCGGCCGAAGTCGTTGACCTGCAGCACGCGCTGGAAGCTCTCCAGCGTCGGGTGGAAGGTCCACGGCACCGGCGTAGCCGACTGGATCTCGCCGGCCGGCTTCAGCGCGGACAGCACCATCCAGTAGATCGGGAACGCCACGACCAGGGCTGTGACCACAGCGAACGCGTTGGCCAGGTAACGAGCGACGTTCTTGTCCCGGACGATTCGACGGGTCACAGCGGCTCCCCGGAACGGCGCAGCATGCGCAGGTAGACCAGCGTGACGGCGAGCAGGATCAGCATCATCACGACGCCGATCGCGGAGCCGAGGCCGTACTCGGAGGACGCGAAGGCCTGCTGGTACGCGTACACGTTGAGGGTGAGGTTCTGCCCGGCGATGCCGCCGCCGTTCGTCATCACGTAGATCTGCGTGAAGATCTTGAAGTCCCAGATGATCGACTGGATGACCACGATCGCGATGACCGGGCGCAGCATCGGCACGGTGATGCTCCAGAACGACCGCCACGGCCCGGCGCCGTCCAGCTGCGCCGCCTCCAGCACCTGCTCCGGCAGCGCCTTGATGCCGGCGTAGAGCGTGACCATCACGAACGGGAACGAGTGCCAGACCACGACGGCGCCGACCAGGGCGAACGCGGAGAAGCGCTCGTACGTCCAGTTGTGCCCCTCCCAGCCGAGCACCCGGTTGACCAGGCCCAGGTTGGTGTCGAAGAGGAACATCCAGACCGTGGAGCCGGTCATCGCGGGCGCGGCCCAGGCGGCCATCGCGGCCAGCGAGAGCGCGACCGCGGCCCACCGGCTGATCTTGGTGAGCAGCACCG
This genomic window from Catenuloplanes niger contains:
- a CDS encoding TetR/AcrR family transcriptional regulator; the encoded protein is MTDGGLRERKKQRTRDAISTAAIALFLERGYDRVSVAEVAAAAEVSKPTLFKYFASKEDLALHRAADHAGEPARVVRARPAGVAPLAALRAHFRAGLDARDPVTGLNDHPQVLAYHRLVFETPALAARVAAHAAGDEESLAAALAGADTPGSAEFVAAGQIVAARRILARENWRHLATGESADARHPGAVEAAEDAFAMLANGLSGRYG
- a CDS encoding HelD family protein; translation: MLDTAAHRVATGADVAGDRWTAERLGRMLKSHLKELREEPAAPPYFGALHFTDGERHRIGRRRVTDAQGTPLVLDWRAPVSRAFYQARAADPQGVHVRRRYGWSGTTLTGYEDEHLPTTPPVTVRPSPPRPATGETAPTRPAATETGPGRPGATETAPVAGEASLSRLVAEEIERPRVGPMRDIVATIQPDQDDLVRAQIGDTVCVQGAPGTGKTAVGLHRAAYLLYAHRRQLERAGVLVLGPSRMFLGYVAAVLPALGEVRVEQRTLAELLPVAAVATDTPEAALVKHDARMAGVLERALWSRVTPPTEPLSVTDGSYRWRIPVPALERLLVDVLAENPRHGTGRERLRARIVALMQTQAERRGETPGYAWQQRMSRCAPVRELLDRVWPRVRPAELVAAFLSDPADPALSAAERAAVRWPRPRSARTARWTEADALLIDEVAGLIEAPPGFGHIIVDEAQDLSAMQCRAIARRGTHGSLTVLGDLAQGTTPWAPTSWAPLLAHLGRPGTPVTPLTAGFRVPAAVLTVANRLLAPLGVDVPPARSVRTDGVVRFLPSGSVRDTVAEALEREGSVAVIAASVDGLELPPSPRLTVLPAALAKGLEFDHVIVVEPADIVAAEPRGLNRLYVVLTRAVARLDVIHSRPLPAALRSRHAPQ
- a CDS encoding CGNR zinc finger domain-containing protein produces the protein MHINPYGEDAVLLAIDLLRNPPATAAELEARCRAVDLMIEQPVTDADLDATREFLRTWLGVVDAPDFTTRADRLNALLAGSSAHPRLTNHADDGWHVHYRGPDLPLGWLLRALISVGTALHLAGRGMHRLGRCAAPDCTAPFADISRTGRQRYCSTTCANRDAVRRHRARTTAA
- a CDS encoding DoxX family protein; amino-acid sequence: MKQTAPVLRALGQAGLGAVLLAAGAGHLTTQRREFQAQVPSWVPLDPDAVVLASGVVELALGTALLTTWRQPARKVLGAAVAGFFVGVFPGNIAQYVERRDGFGLDTDRKRALRLLGQPALVAWALAATRDRAR
- a CDS encoding LLM class flavin-dependent oxidoreductase, whose amino-acid sequence is MSFGIMTAPMQVGYADILRVWREADAIEEIEHAWLFDHLMPIAGDPDGPIHEGWTLLAALAAQTRRLRLGLLVTSNRFRPPAMLAKIATTVDVVSGGRLDFGIGAGSRPSHPAARREYDAHGLPYHDFDRSVGALGEALTVIRRLWTSEAPFDFAGEHIRLTGAFGNPKPVQRPHPPIMIGGRSSPVLRLVAEHADLWNIAGGGDVEDVARRSRLLDRFCAEVGRDPATVTRSIHLPVSYDDPGTTRDRIAAAREAGFGHVVLGLPPFYPDGVARWVADELITPSL
- a CDS encoding alpha/beta hydrolase family protein, which translates into the protein MTTTTPNTVLTIHPVVLPAPERGDDLQVRISAPASGGDLPVIVFSHGYHQSAIGYGPLVDHWAANGFAVIQPTHLDSLRLGLAPDDPRTPDIWRTRIDDVTRVLDNLDVLEAAIPGRFDRDRIALAGHSWGAQTVGVLLGAGVVGMDVPARDPRISAGVLLAATGTGGDDLTPFAAEHFPFMSPDFTGMTTPALIVAGDKDQSMLSARGPEWFTDVYHLSPAPKTLLTVYGGEHSLGGIAGYAVTETTDENPERVALVQRVTTAYLRGETLPESDDLGRLESK
- a CDS encoding TetR/AcrR family transcriptional regulator, whose translation is MVTDPPAPRKRADAERNKKALLDAAAAAFVESGVDVPVRDVAARAGVGVGTIYRHFPTRADLIVAVYRHQVEACAEAGPALLAAGPTPHAALAAWVNLFADFLVTKHGLAEALQSDNAAFATLHAYFLDRLLPVCADLLDAGVAAGQIIPGIDPLTLLRGIGNLCVGATDPRYDARLMITLVINGLRPEQN